The genome window CGTGCGCCGCGCCGCGGTGGCAGCCCGCGACATGCCGATGGGCCTTGGCGACCTCGACCAGTCGCTGTACCTGCTGTTCAAGGCGATCCGCGGGCACTCCACGGTGGCGCTGTCGGGCGAGTCGGCCGACGAGGTGTTCGGCGGCTACCGCTGGTTCCACGACCCGCAGGTGCAGCAGGCCGACACCTTCCCGTGGCTCGCGGGCGCTCCCGGCAGCGCGGGCCGGATGCTCGCGCCGGAGCTGCGCGACAAGCTGGACCTGGATGCCTTCATCGCCGACAGCTACCGCTCCGCGGTCGGCGAAGCCCCCGTGCTGCAAGGGGAAAGCGAGTTCGAGCGCCGGATGCGCGTGATGTGCTACCTGCACCTGACGCGGTTCGTGCGCATCCTGCTCGACCGCAAGGACCGGATGAGCATGGCGGTCGGCCTGGAGGTGCGGGTGCCGTTCTGCGACCACCGGCTCGTCGAGTACGTCTTCAACGCGCCCTGGTCGCTGAAGACCTTCGACGGCAGGGAGAAAAGCCTGCTGCGGCAGGCGACCGCCGACACCCTGCCGCGATCGGTGGTCGAACGGACCAAGAGCCCGTATCCGTCCACGCAGGACCCGAAGTACGGCGCGGAGCTGTTCGGTCAGGTTTGCGAGGTGGTCCGCAGGCAGGACCCGGCGCTGTCGATCGTCGACGAGCAGACCGTGCGCCAGATCGTGGCCGCCGGACCGGACGCGGTCGACACCCCGACGCGGTTCTTCCTCGAACGGGTGCTCGACCTGTCGGTCTGGTTCGAACTGCACCAGCCGACGGTCAAGGTCTAGGTCTGTTCGACCACTTCTGAAACATTCCCGGGCCCGGGCGGTGCCGCGAGCGCCGTCCGGGCCCGGACAAGGCCCTCCGCCGTGCGCGGGCAACCGCCGCGTGTGACCCTCCTGGCTGACGGGCACTCCGCCGCCCTGACGGGTGCCCGTGCCAGAGGGGGCCGCAGATGGGCGTGAGGAACCTCGCGGGGTTCCGCGGAACCGTGGTGTGGCGTGGCGAGGACACCTACGAGCGCACCCGGCGGGCCATGCTGTGGAACGGCTGGAAACCCGACCGGTACCCGGAACTGATCGCCCGCGCGACCTCGACCGACGACGTCGTGCGGGCCGTCCGCTTCGCCGTCCGCAGCGGGCTGCGGGTGGCCGTGCGCGGCGGCGGCCACAGCTGGTGCGGCTCACCGGTGCGCGACGGCATGCTGCTGGACCTCTCCGGTCTCGGAGGGATCGCGGTCGACGCCTCCGCCCGCACCGCCTCGATACGACCGGCCACCAGCAACCGGGAGCTGGCCGCGACACTGACCGCGCACGGCCTGTCCTTCCCGGTCGGCCACGGCGGCGACGTGCCCGCGAGCGGGTACCTGCTGGCGGGCGGGATCGGCTGGAACTCGCGGGTGCTCGGTCCGGCCTGCCGCAGCGTGCGGGAGGTGGAGGTCGTGACGGCCGATGGCGAGGTCGTGCGCGCGAACTCGCGGGAGAACCCGGAGCTGTTCTGGGCGGCGCGCGGCGCGGGGCCGGGTTTTCCCGGTGCGGTGACCCGGTTCGAGATCGATCTGCACCCGCTTCCCGCCGCGATGACGGCGAGCACGCACGTGTACGCACTCGCCGACCTGGACGCGGTCGCGGAGTTCGCAGCCGAGCTCTGCCCCCGCCTGCCCGCCCAGGCCGAGCCCGGCCTGCTGCTAGCGCCGTCGCCGGAAGGCGTGGCGCCGCAACCGGAAGGACGCGTCGTCATCCTCTCCGCGACGGCTTTCACCGACACCGCAGGGGATGCGGCAGCCGCCCTGGCACCCCTCGAGAGCTGCCCGGCCGCCGGCCGGGCTCTGCTGCGGCGCAGTGGGACGCCCACCTCTTTCGCCTCCCTCTACGGCGTCTCCAGCGGCCTGTGGCCGCCAGGCCGCCGCTACGCGGCCGACACGGCGTGGAGCGGTGCCGACCTGCGCGAGGTGCTCTCCCGGTGCCACAAGGCCGTTTCCACCGCTCCGTCGAGCGGATCCCTGGTGCTGGTGACGCCGGACCCGCTCCCCGACGACGCCGCGACGGCGCCGGACATGGCCTTCTCCATGCGCGACCGCGTCCTCGTCAGCTGCTACGCGATCTGGCAGGGCGCCGTCGGGGACAAGTCCAACAACGCCTGGCTGCGGGCCGCCATGGCCGAGCTCGAACCGGTCACCACCGGCCACTACGTCGCCGAGGCCGACCTTCCCGCTGCGCCCTCCCGCGCCGCGAGGTCGTTCAGCGAACCGAGCTGGCGCCGGATCGAGGAGTTGCGGGCGCGTGTGGACCCCGACGGCGTTTTCCACACCTACCTGGGACACGGCTAGGGTCTGCTTTCCCAAGCAGCGTATGGACATTCGCAGTCAGTACGGGTGCTTGTCCGGCTTGTCGGCCCACGCCCGGTACGCCGCGGCGCCCAGCTCGGGGTAGGTCTGGCGCATCGGAATGCTTCGCTGCGCCAGGGGTTTCCGGAGGTCCTCGTACTGGAAGGCGTCGTCGAACCCGATCGCCCGCGTCGACTCCAGGTCGCTGCTGTAGTGGACGGCGTCCAACCGGGACCAGTAGATCGCGCTCATGCACATCGGGCACGGCGCACCGCTGGTGTACATCGAGTGGCCCTTGAGCATCCTCGCGCGGGCGGGCATCGGGTCGGACGAGCCCTCCGGCCGCGGTACCAGGGCGAGAGTGGACCCGTTCTGCCGCTCCTCGGCGATCGACGGCGCGTCCGGGTTGAGCACCTGCACCGCCTTGCGGATCGCCTCGACCTCGCCGTGCGCCGTCGGATCACCGGTCAGCAGCACGCGGTTCTGGCCGCGGGCGACGATCCGCTCCCCGTCGGTGATCACCGCGCCGAACGGACCTCCCCAGCCGTTCACCACCGACTCCGTCGCCAACCGCACCGCCTCGGCCATGAACTCCTCGTCGTTCACGCGGAAACCCCCGATCAGCGTGGAAACCCGTGCCAGCGAGCGAGAACTCGTCGCAGGAGTTACCCGACGAACGAGGGCGCAAACCGGCCGACGGCCGTCACGCCAGGGGAACCAGCACGCGGAAGGTGCAGCCTCCGGCGCAGTTGCGCGCCAGTTCGACCCTGCCGCCGTGC of Saccharopolyspora erythraea contains these proteins:
- a CDS encoding nucleoside deaminase; translation: MNDEEFMAEAVRLATESVVNGWGGPFGAVITDGERIVARGQNRVLLTGDPTAHGEVEAIRKAVQVLNPDAPSIAEERQNGSTLALVPRPEGSSDPMPARARMLKGHSMYTSGAPCPMCMSAIYWSRLDAVHYSSDLESTRAIGFDDAFQYEDLRKPLAQRSIPMRQTYPELGAAAYRAWADKPDKHPY
- a CDS encoding FAD-binding oxidoreductase is translated as MGVRNLAGFRGTVVWRGEDTYERTRRAMLWNGWKPDRYPELIARATSTDDVVRAVRFAVRSGLRVAVRGGGHSWCGSPVRDGMLLDLSGLGGIAVDASARTASIRPATSNRELAATLTAHGLSFPVGHGGDVPASGYLLAGGIGWNSRVLGPACRSVREVEVVTADGEVVRANSRENPELFWAARGAGPGFPGAVTRFEIDLHPLPAAMTASTHVYALADLDAVAEFAAELCPRLPAQAEPGLLLAPSPEGVAPQPEGRVVILSATAFTDTAGDAAAALAPLESCPAAGRALLRRSGTPTSFASLYGVSSGLWPPGRRYAADTAWSGADLREVLSRCHKAVSTAPSSGSLVLVTPDPLPDDAATAPDMAFSMRDRVLVSCYAIWQGAVGDKSNNAWLRAAMAELEPVTTGHYVAEADLPAAPSRAARSFSEPSWRRIEELRARVDPDGVFHTYLGHG